Proteins encoded together in one Lysinibacter cavernae window:
- a CDS encoding M20/M25/M40 family metallo-hydrolase, with translation MTEPTNNVESVRAAVAELMPRLLDDLRRYVEIPSVAFPGFPTEPVLAAHDLVVELLSEAGASDVESIRLPDTSPAVFATIPGPEGSPTVLLYTHYDVVPEGDPSAWKTPAFSAIDAKDEAGRDIIIGRGSADSKANLMLHLGALRYFEGKPPVTLKIVVEGQEEFGSDFDSYPPSAPERFAADAMIIADVGNIRPGVPTVTVALRGSAAVDVEVNTLASPKHSGLFGGAAPDAVIVLLHALSSLHDADGNVAVAGLLRNEWAGTTYTDDEFRELAEILPGVEPFGTGGLGSRIWSGPAVSVIGIDVASVDTSLNAVAAHARARINLRVHPEQNAVEAQQALVTHLENLKPFGVSLTVVAGEAGNGFAAKTDGPAYTALSAALTEAFETPATTAAAGGSIPLVNSLQQAVPGAEVLLFGATDGFSNIHAPNERVVVDEIERSVLAEILFLSTLGSQPAHDH, from the coding sequence ATGACTGAACCAACCAACAACGTAGAATCCGTCAGGGCCGCCGTAGCTGAGCTCATGCCAAGGTTGCTCGACGATTTGCGTCGCTACGTAGAGATTCCGTCCGTTGCGTTCCCCGGTTTTCCCACGGAGCCGGTTCTGGCCGCTCACGATTTGGTCGTTGAGCTGTTATCTGAGGCAGGCGCATCCGACGTTGAATCTATCCGTCTCCCCGACACATCGCCGGCTGTTTTTGCCACGATTCCTGGGCCGGAGGGGTCCCCTACGGTGCTGCTCTACACCCACTATGACGTCGTGCCTGAGGGCGACCCCTCGGCGTGGAAGACGCCGGCCTTCAGCGCTATTGATGCAAAGGACGAGGCGGGCCGAGACATCATTATTGGTCGAGGTTCTGCGGATTCGAAGGCGAACCTCATGCTGCACCTTGGCGCACTCCGTTACTTTGAGGGCAAGCCTCCGGTCACGCTCAAGATTGTGGTCGAGGGCCAAGAAGAATTTGGCAGCGACTTCGATTCCTATCCACCATCCGCGCCGGAGCGCTTTGCGGCTGACGCAATGATCATTGCCGATGTTGGCAACATTCGTCCTGGCGTCCCCACGGTAACCGTCGCGCTGCGCGGCTCGGCTGCGGTGGATGTTGAGGTCAACACACTCGCGAGCCCCAAACACAGCGGTCTGTTCGGCGGCGCGGCTCCCGACGCCGTTATCGTGCTCCTACACGCGTTGTCTTCCCTTCACGATGCCGACGGCAACGTTGCCGTCGCCGGCCTGCTCCGCAATGAATGGGCTGGCACCACGTACACCGACGACGAGTTCCGCGAGCTTGCGGAGATCCTGCCTGGCGTCGAGCCATTCGGAACGGGCGGGCTCGGCTCGCGAATCTGGTCAGGGCCAGCCGTGAGCGTCATCGGCATTGACGTTGCCTCTGTTGATACCTCACTCAACGCGGTTGCGGCCCACGCGCGGGCGCGGATCAACCTGCGGGTTCACCCAGAGCAGAATGCGGTCGAAGCCCAGCAGGCGCTCGTGACGCACCTCGAGAATCTCAAGCCGTTTGGGGTGTCTCTCACGGTTGTAGCGGGCGAGGCTGGAAATGGATTCGCGGCAAAAACGGACGGGCCCGCTTACACTGCGCTCAGTGCGGCCCTCACCGAAGCGTTTGAAACTCCGGCAACAACCGCGGCAGCCGGGGGGTCAATCCCGCTCGTCAACTCCCTGCAGCAGGCTGTCCCAGGAGCAGAGGTTTTGTTGTTTGGCGCGACCGACGGTTTCAGCAACATCCATGCCCCAAACGAACGCGTCGTTGTTGACGAAATTGAGCGCTCGGTCCTCGCCGAGATCCTATTTTTGTCGACGCTTGGCTCTCAGCCGGCTCACGACCACTAA
- a CDS encoding SLC13 family permease, which translates to MSDVTITLVILVLAVVTFVWNKFPVGIVALAVSLALYFTGVLNLSESFSGFSDPTIILIASLFVVSEGLDASGITTWAGQQVIARAGKSRGRLLILMMSVVAFLTALISVNGAVAALLPMVVVVAVRLGRSPSQLLMPLAFGAHAGSLLTLTGSPVNVLISEAAEQAPGGRAIGFFEFALVGVPLLIGSILIVVFFGEKLLPTRTARMLPRDLSKHSEDLLAHYLATDELWHLQIPSASPLIGTQPSSLEVQEYQGVSLVAVKTRAGSPMRSDELKAYDTLVLRGPKASLTAFFEAHQLERLGSANGLITESHGVAEVLVAPRSRMVGETVFPGMVTDSGELVVLAVQRAGAEIEESEFVEGQVILAPGDALLVQGTWAALDEHTVDDNVLIVDEPDSIRRQTVPLGRTARTAMIITGLMIVLLTTGLLPPAVVTLLAAIAMVLFRVVSVEKAHRSISWTTLILVAGMIPLSVAISSTGAAELIAHQVVDLIGGYGPNIVLLGLFLLTAILGQLISNTATALVLIPIAVSVATELSLSPMPLLVAVCVAASASFLTPVATPANMMVMQPAGYRFGDYWKLGLPLLGLYGIVAVLLVPIIWPF; encoded by the coding sequence ATGAGCGACGTCACCATCACACTGGTCATTTTGGTGTTAGCCGTTGTCACCTTCGTCTGGAATAAGTTCCCCGTCGGAATCGTCGCGCTAGCGGTTTCGCTTGCGCTGTATTTCACTGGTGTGCTCAATCTCAGCGAGTCATTCTCCGGGTTTTCCGATCCGACCATCATCCTTATCGCGTCGCTCTTTGTGGTGAGCGAGGGGCTTGACGCGAGCGGTATTACGACGTGGGCCGGGCAGCAAGTCATTGCGCGTGCGGGGAAATCTCGGGGGCGCCTGCTCATCCTCATGATGTCCGTCGTCGCGTTTCTTACTGCGCTTATTAGCGTGAATGGTGCCGTAGCAGCGCTTCTGCCGATGGTTGTTGTTGTAGCGGTCAGGCTCGGACGCTCGCCGTCTCAACTGCTCATGCCGCTTGCCTTTGGTGCGCATGCCGGGTCGCTCCTCACACTTACTGGCTCGCCAGTGAACGTGCTCATCTCCGAGGCGGCAGAGCAAGCACCCGGTGGGCGGGCAATCGGATTTTTTGAATTTGCGCTCGTGGGTGTGCCCCTGTTGATCGGCAGCATCCTGATCGTGGTGTTCTTCGGCGAAAAACTCTTGCCAACCCGTACCGCGCGTATGCTGCCGCGAGATCTGAGCAAACACTCGGAAGACTTGCTCGCTCACTATCTAGCAACCGACGAGCTCTGGCATCTGCAGATCCCGTCGGCGTCGCCCCTCATCGGCACGCAGCCGTCTTCCCTCGAGGTGCAGGAGTACCAGGGGGTTTCCTTGGTCGCAGTGAAGACACGGGCAGGAAGCCCAATGCGAAGTGACGAGCTCAAGGCGTACGACACGCTCGTGCTGCGAGGACCAAAAGCGAGCCTTACCGCGTTTTTCGAGGCGCATCAGCTTGAGCGGCTTGGCTCGGCAAACGGCCTGATTACCGAGTCGCACGGTGTCGCCGAAGTGCTTGTTGCGCCTCGGTCGCGCATGGTTGGGGAAACGGTTTTCCCCGGAATGGTCACCGACAGCGGCGAGCTCGTTGTCCTCGCGGTCCAGCGGGCAGGTGCCGAGATTGAGGAATCGGAATTTGTCGAGGGTCAGGTCATCCTTGCCCCTGGGGATGCGCTGCTCGTGCAGGGCACCTGGGCTGCCCTTGACGAGCACACGGTTGACGACAACGTTCTCATCGTTGACGAGCCGGACTCCATCCGACGCCAAACGGTGCCACTCGGACGCACCGCGCGCACCGCCATGATTATCACCGGCCTCATGATCGTCTTGCTCACGACGGGCCTCCTTCCACCCGCAGTTGTGACGCTGCTCGCTGCCATCGCGATGGTCCTGTTTCGCGTTGTCTCGGTTGAGAAAGCGCACCGTTCGATTTCCTGGACCACGCTCATCCTTGTTGCCGGCATGATCCCGCTGTCGGTCGCGATCTCGTCGACCGGCGCTGCCGAGCTCATCGCGCATCAGGTGGTGGATCTGATTGGCGGCTACGGGCCGAATATTGTGTTGCTCGGCTTGTTCCTACTGACGGCCATCCTCGGGCAGCTCATTAGCAATACCGCGACCGCCCTTGTGCTCATTCCCATCGCCGTTTCGGTTGCCACAGAGTTGTCCCTTTCTCCGATGCCACTGCTCGTCGCCGTGTGTGTTGCGGCCTCGGCCTCATTCCTGACACCGGTGGCGACACCGGCCAACATGATGGTCATGCAACCCGCCGGGTACCGATTTGGAGACTACTGGAAACTTGGGCTCCCGCTGCTCGGCCTCTACGGCATTGTTGCGGTGCTTCTGGTGCCCATCATCTGGCCGTTTTAG
- a CDS encoding HAD family hydrolase has translation MTDLSEYDAILFDLDGVLTPTADVHMRAWDALFTHYFAEQNVASTYTENDYFVYVDGKPRYEGVASLLASRGIQLPWGTPNDAPTANTVCGLGNRKNVEFTSILTRDGVTPYPGSLALLDQLAAAGTPLAVVSSSQNAESVLAAAGLRDRFRAVVDGAVAAHEGIQGKPAPDTFLRAAVLLGVAPARAVVVEDALSGVAAGAAGHFGLVVGVDRGVGHDALVAAGANVVVSDLAECTYASPSESETL, from the coding sequence ATGACTGATCTCAGCGAATACGATGCGATCCTGTTTGACCTGGATGGCGTGCTTACCCCAACTGCCGACGTGCATATGCGCGCCTGGGACGCCCTATTTACCCACTACTTCGCCGAACAGAACGTTGCGAGCACCTACACCGAGAATGATTACTTTGTGTATGTTGACGGCAAACCACGTTACGAGGGGGTCGCGAGCCTGCTCGCCTCTCGCGGCATCCAGCTCCCATGGGGCACCCCAAACGATGCCCCTACCGCGAACACGGTGTGTGGCCTTGGCAATCGCAAAAACGTTGAGTTCACGAGTATCCTGACCCGCGATGGGGTGACTCCATACCCCGGTTCGCTTGCGCTCCTAGATCAACTCGCTGCGGCAGGCACTCCGCTCGCCGTTGTGTCGAGTTCGCAAAATGCCGAATCCGTTCTTGCCGCTGCCGGACTTCGCGACCGTTTCCGTGCTGTGGTTGACGGGGCCGTTGCGGCCCACGAAGGCATCCAAGGCAAGCCAGCGCCAGACACCTTCCTCAGAGCAGCGGTGCTGCTCGGAGTCGCCCCAGCGCGGGCAGTCGTTGTTGAAGATGCTCTTTCCGGCGTCGCTGCTGGCGCGGCAGGGCACTTTGGTCTTGTTGTTGGCGTCGATCGAGGCGTTGGCCACGATGCTCTTGTTGCCGCGGGGGCCAACGTGGTCGTGTCAGACCTTGCCGAATGCACTTATGCCTCACCGTCAGAAAGCGAGACGCTGTGA